The following are from one region of the Geothermobacter hydrogeniphilus genome:
- a CDS encoding sigma-54 interaction domain-containing protein produces the protein MVDSNMERTRSKRRLQEIVSELDAIIDSSSDGLWICDAEARVIRINPASERINNITADEVVGRRMQELLEQGFVDRSAALEALQERRVVSLLQTNHNGRKLISTGTPVFDDRGELIRVVVSERDITETEQLQRQLEDQQAMGDGYREQMLQMQQFELRNQPLIAKSPCFVKTLRQALKVARADSSVLISGESGVGKGLIADLIHQHSSRAEKPLIKLNCGAIPETLIESELFGYEKGAFTGASSSGKAGHFELAHGGILFLDEIAELPLASQVKLLRFLEDGRITRLGGTRPLHADVRILAATHRNLEQMVDEGRFRFDLFYRLNVIPLRVPSLRERGDCILPLVRHYLDHFGTRFGIHKRLTAAALDRLQTYDYPGNVRELMNICERLVVMTESDLIDLPDLPAVLQERGPLPDQGDFVWPAQMSLDQIVQSTEREVLALAARRYRSQVKIAAALNVSQPTVARKLKRCGLPSSGLIQN, from the coding sequence ATGGTTGACAGCAATATGGAACGCACGCGTTCAAAGCGGCGGTTGCAGGAGATTGTCAGTGAACTCGACGCGATCATTGACTCCTCGTCCGACGGCCTGTGGATCTGCGATGCCGAGGCGCGGGTGATCCGCATCAACCCGGCTTCGGAGCGGATCAACAATATCACCGCGGATGAAGTGGTCGGGCGCCGGATGCAGGAGCTGCTGGAACAGGGCTTCGTCGACCGTTCGGCGGCTCTTGAAGCCCTGCAGGAGCGCCGGGTGGTCAGCCTGCTGCAGACCAACCACAACGGCCGCAAGCTGATATCGACCGGCACTCCGGTTTTCGATGACCGGGGGGAGCTGATTCGGGTGGTGGTCAGTGAACGCGACATCACCGAGACTGAACAGCTGCAGCGCCAGCTTGAGGACCAGCAGGCAATGGGAGACGGTTACCGCGAGCAGATGCTGCAGATGCAGCAGTTCGAGCTGCGCAACCAGCCGTTGATCGCCAAGTCTCCCTGTTTTGTCAAGACCCTGCGCCAGGCGCTGAAGGTCGCCCGGGCCGATTCCTCGGTGCTGATCTCCGGTGAATCGGGAGTCGGCAAGGGGTTGATCGCCGACCTCATCCACCAGCATTCGAGTCGTGCCGAGAAGCCCCTGATCAAGCTCAATTGCGGGGCCATTCCCGAAACCCTGATCGAATCGGAGCTGTTCGGCTACGAGAAGGGAGCCTTCACCGGCGCCAGCAGCAGCGGCAAGGCGGGTCATTTCGAACTGGCGCATGGCGGCATTCTGTTTCTCGACGAGATCGCCGAGTTGCCCCTTGCCTCCCAGGTGAAGCTGCTGCGTTTTCTTGAAGACGGCCGCATCACCCGCCTCGGCGGCACCCGCCCGCTGCACGCCGATGTGCGCATCCTTGCCGCCACGCACCGCAATCTCGAGCAGATGGTTGACGAGGGGCGTTTTCGTTTCGATCTTTTCTATCGGCTCAACGTCATTCCCCTGCGCGTCCCTTCCCTGCGCGAGCGCGGCGACTGCATCCTGCCGCTGGTGCGTCACTACCTCGACCATTTCGGCACCCGGTTCGGCATTCACAAGCGACTGACCGCCGCCGCTCTGGATCGGCTGCAGACCTATGACTACCCCGGCAATGTGCGGGAACTGATGAACATCTGCGAGCGGCTGGTGGTGATGACTGAGTCCGATCTGATCGATCTTCCGGACCTGCCGGCGGTGCTGCAGGAACGCGGACCGCTTCCCGACCAGGGTGACTTCGTCTGGCCGGCGCAGATGAGTCTCGACCAGATTGTGCAGAGTACCGAGCGTGAGGTGCTGGCCCTGGCCGCCCGCCGTTATCGCAGCCAGGTGAAGATTGCCGCGGCGCTGAACGTCAGTCAGCCGACCGTGGCCCGCAAGTTGAAAAGATGCGGATTGCCCTCATCCGGCCTTATTCAGAATTGA
- the pruA gene encoding L-glutamate gamma-semialdehyde dehydrogenase yields MHLYNNAVIRVPVPENEPVYNYAPGSPERAGLKQALEEMAAQKIEIPLLIGGREVRTGRMGKVVMPHDHGHQLAEYHQAGPEEVKQAIAAALQAREGWQRMRWEERAAIFLKAADLLATKYRYQINAGSMLSTSKNAFQAEIDAACELIDFLRFNVYYAQQIYEEQPMINARGLWNMVQHRPLEGFVFAVTPFNFTAIAGNLPTAPVIMGNVAVWKPASSCVYTPWLFMKILQEAGLPDGVINFVPGRGADVGDVCLADENLAGIHFTGSTAVFQSMWRKVGENIANYKSYPRIVGETGGKDFVFAHASADVDGLVTALVRGAFEYQGQKCSAASRAYIPASLWPEVERRLKEEIDRIKMGDVRDFRNLVNAVIDRSAFDTITRYIDLAKDSADAAIIAGGGYDDSKGYFIEPTVILAAKPDFTTMVEEIFGPVLTIYVYPDAEYEQTLELCDRTSPYALTGAIFSQQRTATSLALAKLENAAGNFYINDKPTGAVVGQQPFGGGRASGTNDKAGSILNLIRWVSPRTIKETFVPPSRPDYPFMEAE; encoded by the coding sequence ATGCATCTGTACAACAACGCGGTGATCAGGGTTCCGGTTCCCGAAAATGAACCGGTCTACAACTACGCTCCCGGCAGCCCCGAGCGGGCAGGTCTGAAACAGGCCCTTGAGGAGATGGCGGCACAGAAGATCGAGATACCGCTGCTTATCGGCGGACGTGAAGTGCGCACCGGACGTATGGGCAAGGTGGTCATGCCCCATGATCACGGTCACCAGCTGGCCGAGTACCACCAGGCCGGTCCTGAAGAGGTGAAGCAGGCGATCGCCGCCGCCCTTCAGGCCCGCGAAGGCTGGCAGCGGATGCGCTGGGAAGAGCGGGCGGCGATCTTTCTCAAGGCCGCCGACCTGCTGGCGACCAAATACCGTTACCAGATCAACGCCGGGTCGATGCTCTCGACCAGCAAGAACGCCTTCCAGGCGGAGATCGATGCTGCCTGCGAGTTGATTGACTTTCTCCGTTTCAACGTCTACTACGCCCAGCAGATCTACGAAGAGCAGCCGATGATCAACGCCCGCGGGCTGTGGAACATGGTTCAGCACCGGCCGCTGGAGGGTTTCGTCTTCGCCGTGACCCCCTTCAATTTCACCGCTATCGCCGGCAACCTGCCGACCGCCCCGGTGATCATGGGCAACGTGGCGGTCTGGAAACCGGCTTCAAGCTGCGTCTACACCCCCTGGCTGTTCATGAAGATCCTGCAGGAGGCGGGACTGCCGGACGGGGTGATCAACTTCGTTCCCGGTCGCGGCGCCGACGTCGGCGATGTCTGCCTGGCCGACGAGAACCTGGCCGGCATCCATTTTACCGGTTCGACCGCGGTCTTCCAGTCGATGTGGCGCAAGGTGGGCGAGAATATCGCCAACTACAAGTCCTATCCGCGCATTGTCGGCGAGACCGGCGGCAAGGATTTCGTCTTCGCCCACGCTTCGGCCGATGTCGACGGGCTGGTCACCGCGCTGGTGCGCGGCGCCTTCGAGTACCAGGGACAGAAATGTTCCGCCGCTTCACGCGCCTATATTCCGGCTTCACTCTGGCCCGAGGTGGAGCGCCGCCTCAAGGAGGAGATCGACCGCATCAAAATGGGGGATGTCAGGGACTTCCGCAACCTGGTCAACGCCGTTATCGATCGTTCGGCCTTCGATACCATTACCCGTTACATCGATCTGGCCAAAGACTCCGCCGATGCAGCCATCATCGCCGGCGGCGGCTACGACGACAGCAAGGGCTATTTCATCGAGCCGACGGTGATCCTGGCGGCCAAACCCGACTTCACCACCATGGTCGAAGAGATTTTCGGCCCGGTGCTGACCATCTATGTCTATCCCGACGCCGAGTACGAGCAGACCCTCGAACTCTGCGACCGCACCTCGCCCTACGCGTTGACCGGGGCGATCTTCTCGCAGCAGCGGACCGCGACCAGCCTGGCGCTTGCGAAGCTGGAGAACGCAGCCGGCAATTTCTACATCAACGACAAGCCGACCGGAGCGGTGGTCGGTCAGCAGCCGTTCGGCGGCGGCCGGGCTTCGGGTACCAACGACAAGGCCGGCAGCATCCTCAACCTGATCCGCTGGGTCTCGCCGCGCACCATCAAGGAAACCTTCGTGCCGCCGAGCCGGCCGGACTATCCGTTTATGGAGGCGGAGTAG
- a CDS encoding proline dehydrogenase family protein produces the protein MSLFNLLVSKTIMHIPGPLVGFFARGYIAGEQLDDAVRVARELNGQGIMATIDVLGEFITNLDQARGFKEECLRILQTIDAEGLDANLSLKPTQMGLLLDRDQALANIREIVARAADLNSFVRIDMEDISCTDATLDFYRTLREEFPGHVGVVLQSYLRRTPADIIALSDAPMNFRLCKGIYNEPRTAAWKDPYVINRNYTRCLERIFAAGGYVGIATHDEKLVFEALRLIEKLGLEPDRYEFQMLLGVDEELRRIIVDAGHRMRVYVPYGESWLPYSRRRLKENPSIAEHALRQMLGMRKV, from the coding sequence ATGTCTCTCTTCAACCTGCTGGTCAGCAAGACCATCATGCATATTCCGGGGCCGCTGGTCGGGTTTTTCGCCCGCGGCTATATCGCCGGCGAGCAACTTGACGATGCCGTCCGGGTGGCCCGAGAGCTGAACGGCCAGGGCATCATGGCGACCATCGACGTCCTCGGTGAGTTCATCACCAACCTTGACCAGGCCCGCGGTTTCAAGGAAGAATGTCTGCGGATTCTGCAGACCATCGACGCCGAAGGTCTGGACGCCAACCTGTCGCTCAAGCCGACCCAGATGGGCCTGCTGCTCGACCGTGACCAGGCGCTGGCCAATATCCGCGAGATCGTCGCCCGTGCCGCGGACCTCAACAGTTTCGTGCGCATCGACATGGAGGATATCTCCTGCACCGACGCGACCCTCGACTTCTATCGCACCCTGCGGGAGGAATTCCCCGGCCATGTCGGCGTGGTGCTGCAGTCCTACCTGCGGCGCACCCCGGCGGATATCATCGCGCTGAGTGACGCGCCGATGAACTTCCGGCTCTGCAAGGGGATCTACAACGAGCCGCGCACCGCGGCCTGGAAGGATCCCTATGTCATCAACCGCAACTACACCCGCTGCCTGGAACGGATCTTCGCGGCGGGGGGCTACGTCGGCATCGCCACCCATGATGAAAAGCTGGTGTTCGAGGCCCTGCGGCTGATCGAAAAACTCGGCCTGGAACCGGATCGCTACGAGTTCCAGATGCTGCTCGGGGTGGATGAGGAATTACGGCGGATCATCGTCGATGCCGGGCACCGGATGCGGGTCTACGTCCCCTACGGCGAATCCTGGCTGCCCTATTCACGCCGGCGGCTGAAGGAGAACCCGAGTATTGCCGAGCATGCCCTGCGGCAGATGCTGGGAATGCGCAAGGTTTAG
- a CDS encoding branched-chain amino acid ABC transporter substrate-binding protein — MHKLSKLMLAAAAFCLVAAPALADTLKVGVQAPITGSYANEGQGIENGVRLLAEQINAKGGVLGKKIEVIVCDDQGTAMAAAICAKDLVNQGVKMVIGSYTSTCAEAAQKTYFNAGVLQTSDGTADSLTAKGYWTFLRNSFPNSAEAEFAANYMVNVKKYKRIVVLSDFSTYADGLANATEAAIKKLGGNVVSRDKIKADSQNFTPVLTSIKAKNPDVIFFAGYYSDGGQIRSQQVALGIKADFIGGDANDNPDFVKLAGSAAEGAYIINVPSPDVLPYEIAKTFIADYKAKYGMMPASIWGLMNIDGMRAIIHAMEANKSFDTRKAADYLHNLKEPLPGITGPIAFAKDGNRKGGSYVVKRVKADGSYSYEYVK, encoded by the coding sequence ATGCACAAACTGAGCAAACTGATGCTGGCCGCCGCGGCTTTCTGTCTCGTGGCTGCCCCCGCCCTCGCCGACACCCTCAAGGTCGGCGTTCAGGCCCCGATCACCGGCAGCTATGCCAATGAGGGCCAGGGAATCGAGAACGGCGTAAGGCTGCTGGCTGAACAGATCAACGCCAAGGGCGGCGTGCTGGGCAAGAAGATCGAAGTGATTGTCTGCGACGATCAGGGCACCGCCATGGCCGCCGCCATCTGTGCCAAGGACCTGGTCAACCAGGGCGTCAAGATGGTTATCGGTTCCTACACTTCGACCTGCGCCGAAGCCGCGCAGAAGACCTACTTCAATGCCGGCGTGCTGCAGACCTCGGACGGCACCGCCGACAGCCTGACCGCGAAGGGCTACTGGACCTTCCTGCGCAACTCCTTCCCGAACAGCGCCGAGGCCGAATTCGCCGCCAACTACATGGTCAACGTCAAGAAGTACAAGCGCATCGTCGTGCTGTCCGATTTCTCGACCTACGCCGACGGCCTGGCCAATGCTACCGAAGCGGCAATCAAGAAGCTCGGCGGCAACGTCGTCTCCCGTGACAAGATCAAGGCCGACTCGCAGAATTTCACTCCGGTCCTGACCAGCATCAAGGCCAAGAATCCGGATGTGATCTTCTTCGCCGGTTACTACTCGGACGGTGGACAGATCCGCTCCCAGCAGGTGGCGCTCGGTATCAAGGCCGATTTCATCGGCGGTGACGCCAACGACAATCCCGATTTCGTCAAGCTGGCCGGTTCCGCCGCCGAGGGTGCCTATATCATCAACGTGCCCTCGCCGGACGTCCTCCCCTACGAGATCGCCAAAACTTTCATCGCCGACTACAAGGCCAAGTATGGCATGATGCCGGCCTCGATCTGGGGCCTGATGAACATCGACGGCATGCGCGCCATCATTCATGCCATGGAAGCGAACAAGAGCTTCGATACCCGGAAGGCCGCGGACTACCTGCACAACCTGAAAGAGCCCCTGCCGGGGATCACCGGCCCGATTGCCTTCGCCAAGGACGGCAACCGCAAGGGCGGTTCCTATGTCGTCAAGAGGGTCAAGGCCGACGGCAGCTACTCCTACGAATACGTCAAGTAA
- a CDS encoding branched-chain amino acid ABC transporter permease, producing MDIFLQQLANGLTIGSMFALVALGYTMVYGVMRLINFAHGDMVAASAFVGLTIYTQVMGQATSLPAVIAIFLLSAVCMACIGIILERVAYRPLREAPRLSAVVSALGASLVIQNGIMLIWGPRMRIFPELVPQVYWDFGGVVISLIQVIILVLSLVLMVALYLFVEKTRIGAAIRASSIDQDAARLMGINVNRIIALIFIIGSSLGAVGGLFIGLYYRGITFNMGWQYGLYAFVAAIIGGIGNIPGAMLGGMLLGLFNAFIAGYVSSTWADAFTFILLIVILIVRPTGILGERVAEKV from the coding sequence ATGGATATTTTCCTGCAACAGCTGGCCAACGGCCTGACCATCGGCAGCATGTTCGCCCTGGTGGCGCTCGGCTACACCATGGTCTACGGGGTCATGCGGCTGATCAATTTCGCCCACGGCGACATGGTCGCGGCCTCGGCCTTCGTCGGCCTGACCATCTACACCCAGGTGATGGGGCAGGCGACCTCGCTGCCGGCGGTGATCGCCATTTTCCTGTTGTCGGCGGTCTGCATGGCCTGTATCGGCATTATTCTTGAGCGGGTCGCCTATCGCCCGCTGCGTGAAGCGCCGCGCCTTTCGGCGGTGGTTTCGGCGCTTGGCGCCTCGCTGGTGATCCAGAACGGCATCATGCTGATCTGGGGGCCGCGGATGCGCATCTTTCCCGAGCTGGTGCCGCAGGTCTACTGGGATTTCGGTGGCGTGGTGATCAGCCTGATTCAGGTCATCATTCTGGTGCTGTCGCTGGTGCTGATGGTCGCCCTTTACCTGTTTGTTGAAAAAACCCGTATCGGGGCGGCGATCCGCGCGTCTTCCATCGATCAGGATGCCGCCCGGCTGATGGGGATCAACGTCAACCGCATCATCGCCCTGATCTTTATCATCGGCTCCTCGCTGGGCGCCGTCGGCGGCCTGTTCATCGGTCTCTATTACCGCGGCATCACCTTCAACATGGGCTGGCAGTACGGCCTCTACGCCTTCGTCGCGGCGATTATCGGCGGTATCGGCAACATTCCCGGAGCGATGCTCGGCGGTATGCTGCTCGGCCTGTTCAACGCCTTCATCGCCGGCTATGTGTCCAGTACCTGGGCCGACGCCTTTACCTTTATCCTGCTGATCGTGATCCTGATTGTCCGCCCGACCGGGATTCTCGGCGAGCGGGTTGCGGAGAAAGTCTGA
- a CDS encoding branched-chain amino acid ABC transporter permease — protein MKQLQRLGYPLFLGVMAVLPHLLNSRWQAVAITFLIFSVVALSQDIVLGKSGMFNMGQALFFGMGAYTTAILNHQFGWSLLATIPLAILLPALFGIILAGPIVHLRGDYLLVTTIGFNIVFVQVLQNNLGGITGGPNGIFGLDSMSLFGWQLTSQVAVYYFAFAVLLATLWVMHNLEKSKAGRALHYLREDQLAAESIGINTRVYKIFAFGLGAGIAGLAGTVYATQYSAVSPEAFDFIQSVLFFSIVIVGGSSVPGVLLGVFVMFVLPEIFREFATWRFFIFGFAMILSMILRPRGIVPATFGKIPKFLIKDGSHGA, from the coding sequence ATGAAACAGCTGCAACGACTTGGATACCCCCTGTTCCTCGGGGTGATGGCGGTGCTGCCGCACCTGCTCAATTCACGCTGGCAGGCGGTGGCGATCACCTTTCTGATCTTCTCCGTGGTCGCCCTCTCCCAGGATATCGTGCTCGGCAAGAGCGGCATGTTCAACATGGGCCAGGCACTCTTCTTCGGCATGGGAGCCTACACCACGGCGATTCTCAATCACCAGTTCGGCTGGTCGCTGCTGGCGACCATTCCGCTGGCGATCCTGCTGCCGGCGCTGTTCGGCATCATCCTCGCCGGCCCCATTGTCCACCTGCGCGGCGACTACCTGCTGGTGACCACCATCGGCTTCAACATCGTCTTCGTCCAGGTGCTGCAGAACAACCTCGGCGGCATCACCGGCGGACCGAACGGCATCTTCGGTCTTGACTCCATGAGCCTGTTCGGCTGGCAGCTGACCAGTCAGGTCGCGGTCTACTACTTCGCCTTCGCCGTGCTGCTGGCGACCCTGTGGGTGATGCACAACCTGGAGAAGAGCAAGGCCGGCCGGGCCCTGCACTACCTGCGCGAGGACCAGCTGGCGGCAGAGAGCATCGGCATCAATACCCGGGTCTACAAGATTTTCGCTTTCGGCCTCGGCGCCGGTATCGCCGGTCTGGCCGGGACTGTCTACGCCACCCAGTACTCCGCGGTCAGCCCGGAGGCCTTTGACTTCATCCAGTCGGTACTCTTTTTCAGTATCGTCATCGTCGGCGGCTCCTCGGTGCCCGGCGTGCTGCTCGGGGTCTTCGTCATGTTCGTGCTGCCGGAGATTTTTCGCGAGTTCGCCACCTGGCGCTTCTTCATCTTCGGTTTCGCGATGATCTTGTCGATGATCCTGCGGCCGCGCGGCATCGTTCCGGCGACCTTCGGTAAAATTCCCAAGTTTCTGATCAAGGATGGTTCCCATGGCGCGTAA
- a CDS encoding ABC transporter ATP-binding protein, translating to MARNELILSNVTKRFGGLVAVDDLSFKVESGQIYGIIGPNGAGKTTVFNCITGIYKSEEGSVQWRGEEIRGLTPYQIVDRGIVRTFQTIRLFSQMSVAENIMSGRHIKSSQKWWHGIVHTPWSKRDELENWRKVEEQLDFFNLGQYAATPTGSLPYGIQRRIEMARAMAVDPTLLILDEPAAGLNDKETLELLETIFKIRDKGVTVLLIEHDMDMVMEVTDYLTVINFGRKIAEGTPAEIQQNPAVIEAYLGSEDDDE from the coding sequence ATGGCGCGTAATGAGCTGATCCTGAGCAATGTCACCAAGCGCTTCGGGGGCCTGGTCGCCGTCGATGATCTGAGCTTCAAGGTTGAATCGGGGCAGATTTACGGCATCATCGGCCCCAACGGCGCCGGCAAGACCACGGTCTTCAACTGCATCACCGGTATTTACAAGTCGGAAGAGGGCTCGGTGCAGTGGCGCGGTGAAGAAATCCGCGGCCTGACCCCCTACCAGATCGTCGATCGCGGCATTGTCCGCACCTTCCAGACCATCCGCCTGTTCAGCCAGATGTCGGTTGCCGAGAACATCATGAGCGGCCGCCACATCAAGAGCAGCCAGAAGTGGTGGCACGGTATCGTCCATACCCCCTGGTCGAAGCGGGATGAACTGGAGAACTGGCGCAAGGTTGAAGAACAGCTCGATTTCTTCAACCTCGGCCAGTACGCCGCCACGCCGACCGGCAGCCTGCCCTACGGAATTCAACGCCGTATCGAGATGGCGCGGGCGATGGCGGTCGATCCGACGCTGCTGATTCTTGACGAGCCGGCCGCGGGCCTGAATGACAAGGAAACCCTTGAGCTGCTGGAAACCATTTTCAAGATCCGTGACAAGGGGGTTACCGTACTGCTGATCGAGCATGACATGGACATGGTGATGGAGGTTACCGATTACCTGACGGTGATCAACTTCGGCAGGAAGATCGCCGAGGGAACCCCGGCGGAAATCCAGCAGAATCCCGCCGTCATCGAGGCATACCTGGGAAGCGAGGACGACGATGAGTGA
- a CDS encoding ABC transporter ATP-binding protein, which yields MSDDILFEIKDLEVSYGSIAAIKGISLQVRKGEIVTILGANGAGKTTTMRTISQLLKAKSGSIRFKGHELTSLPAHKIVKLGISHSPEGRRVFGILTVEENLLLGAFTRSKVDRNTLDWVYELFPRLKERKKQLAGTLSGGEQQMLAIGRALMCNPEMLLLDEPSLGIAPILVKAIFQQIKEISRKGVTVLLVEQNAKAALKLADRGYVLDVGRIALAGTSEELLASPKVQEAYLGKKH from the coding sequence ATGAGTGACGATATCCTGTTTGAAATCAAGGACCTCGAGGTTTCCTACGGCAGCATCGCGGCGATCAAGGGGATCTCGCTGCAGGTCCGCAAGGGTGAGATCGTCACCATCCTCGGCGCCAACGGCGCCGGCAAGACCACCACCATGCGCACCATCAGCCAGCTGCTCAAGGCGAAGAGCGGGTCGATCCGGTTCAAGGGGCATGAGCTGACCAGCCTGCCCGCCCACAAGATCGTCAAGCTCGGCATCAGTCACTCCCCCGAGGGCCGACGGGTGTTCGGTATCCTTACCGTTGAGGAGAACCTGCTGCTCGGCGCCTTTACCCGCTCGAAAGTTGATCGCAACACCCTGGACTGGGTTTATGAACTCTTCCCCCGCCTGAAGGAGCGCAAGAAGCAGCTCGCCGGCACCCTCTCCGGTGGTGAGCAGCAGATGCTGGCCATCGGCCGGGCGCTGATGTGTAATCCGGAGATGCTGCTGCTTGATGAGCCCTCCCTCGGTATCGCGCCGATCCTGGTCAAGGCGATCTTCCAGCAGATCAAGGAGATCTCCCGCAAGGGGGTGACGGTGCTGCTGGTCGAACAGAATGCCAAGGCGGCCCTCAAGCTCGCCGACCGCGGCTACGTGCTCGACGTCGGCAGGATCGCCCTGGCCGGCACTTCGGAAGAACTGCTCGCCTCGCCCAAGGTGCAGGAGGCGTATCTGGGGAAGAAGCACTGA
- a CDS encoding sigma-54 interaction domain-containing protein, with translation MDRSIQELTWEHDAIIDSSSDGLFVCDGQGVILRVNPASERINQATAEQLVGRDYMDAAAEGLVILPSAALEAIEKRQQVSLLQENRFGRKLISTATPVFDDAGELIRVVVSERDITEIDRLQRQLEEQQALGDRFRRQVVELQQQQLESRPIIARSPGMQRALRQALKVSEVDSIVLILGESGVGKGLIADLIHQHSARADRPIIKLNCGAIPETLIEAELFGCEKGAFTGAAGSRPGYLEQADGGILFLDEVAELPPASQVKLLRFLEDGQVTRLGSTRSRRLDVRILAATHRDLQQMVAAGTFRLDLYYRLSVIPLTVPPLRERQECLVPLIRTCIDHFADRSAVPRRLTAAALDLLCAYSYPGNVRELMNICERLVVMSDTELIDVNDLPQTVIAEAGEEDAARFGSWPAEMSMAQILASVERQVLLETAKRLPNQQSIGAALGLSQSSVARKLEKYGIRARFGRG, from the coding sequence ATGGACCGCTCGATTCAGGAACTGACCTGGGAGCATGACGCGATTATCGACTCCTCGTCCGACGGGCTGTTCGTCTGCGACGGGCAGGGGGTGATCCTGCGTGTCAACCCGGCCTCTGAGCGGATCAACCAGGCCACGGCCGAGCAGCTGGTCGGCCGTGATTATATGGATGCCGCCGCCGAGGGGCTGGTGATCCTGCCGTCGGCGGCGCTGGAGGCGATTGAAAAACGTCAGCAGGTCAGCCTGCTGCAGGAGAACCGTTTCGGCCGCAAGCTGATCTCGACCGCCACCCCGGTTTTTGATGACGCCGGGGAGTTGATCCGGGTGGTGGTCAGCGAACGTGATATCACCGAGATTGATCGTCTGCAGCGGCAACTGGAAGAGCAGCAGGCGCTCGGTGACCGCTTTCGCCGGCAGGTGGTTGAACTGCAGCAGCAACAGCTCGAATCCCGGCCGATCATCGCCCGCAGCCCCGGCATGCAGCGCGCTCTGCGTCAGGCGCTGAAAGTCAGCGAGGTTGATTCGATCGTCCTCATCCTCGGTGAATCGGGGGTCGGCAAGGGGCTGATCGCCGACCTGATCCACCAGCATTCGGCCCGCGCCGACAGGCCGATCATCAAACTCAACTGCGGCGCCATTCCCGAAACCCTGATCGAAGCGGAGTTGTTCGGTTGCGAGAAGGGCGCTTTCACCGGCGCCGCCGGCAGCCGGCCGGGTTATCTTGAGCAGGCCGACGGCGGCATCCTTTTTCTCGACGAGGTCGCCGAGCTGCCGCCCGCCTCACAGGTCAAGCTGCTGCGCTTTCTGGAGGACGGCCAGGTGACCCGCCTCGGCAGCACCCGCAGCCGCCGGCTCGATGTCCGTATCCTTGCCGCCACCCATCGTGATCTGCAGCAGATGGTCGCGGCCGGTACGTTCCGTCTCGATCTCTACTACCGGCTGAGCGTCATTCCCCTGACCGTTCCCCCGCTGCGCGAGCGGCAGGAATGCCTGGTCCCCCTTATCCGCACCTGTATCGACCACTTCGCTGATCGCAGCGCGGTTCCCCGTCGCCTGACCGCCGCCGCTCTCGACCTGCTGTGCGCCTATTCCTATCCCGGCAACGTGCGGGAACTGATGAACATCTGCGAGCGGTTGGTGGTGATGTCCGACACCGAGCTGATCGATGTCAACGACCTGCCGCAGACGGTGATCGCCGAAGCGGGCGAGGAGGACGCGGCCCGTTTCGGCAGCTGGCCGGCCGAGATGAGCATGGCGCAGATTCTCGCCAGTGTCGAGCGGCAGGTGCTGCTGGAGACGGCGAAACGCCTTCCGAACCAGCAGAGTATTGGCGCGGCGCTCGGTCTCAGCCAGTCGAGCGTGGCCCGCAAACTGGAGAAGTACGGTATCAGGGCGCGCTTTGGACGGGGGTGA